One window of Akkermansia biwaensis genomic DNA carries:
- a CDS encoding c-type cytochrome: MKRALAVVAVLAVLAAGWFLVHDDGGRKAVPHIFDNMSERPLTDAQHVEAASTPAGRKVRLLPPRAVAQSVGGAYAARDRDLRDVFAGDGSYFSSGRTQGGDEEAMPLELGGVSRSRDVLAEGRVLYAVHCAVCHGPDGSGRGNMAAYESYPQIGSFRDEKYASYSPGRMFRSIRLGQGNMPAFGHVLSAREIWCLVAVVREMQAGSSPAEKTEN, from the coding sequence GTGAAAAGGGCCCTGGCGGTGGTTGCCGTTCTGGCTGTGCTGGCGGCAGGATGGTTCCTGGTTCATGACGACGGGGGCAGGAAAGCCGTTCCCCACATTTTTGACAACATGAGCGAGCGCCCGCTGACGGACGCGCAGCACGTGGAAGCCGCCTCCACCCCTGCGGGCAGGAAGGTCCGTTTGCTGCCTCCGCGCGCCGTGGCCCAGTCCGTGGGCGGGGCGTATGCCGCGCGGGACAGGGACCTCCGGGACGTTTTCGCAGGGGACGGCTCCTATTTTTCTTCCGGCCGGACGCAGGGAGGGGATGAGGAAGCCATGCCGCTGGAACTGGGCGGCGTTTCCCGGAGCCGGGACGTCCTGGCGGAGGGAAGGGTCTTGTACGCGGTGCACTGCGCCGTCTGCCACGGGCCGGACGGAAGCGGCCGGGGAAACATGGCCGCTTATGAATCCTACCCGCAGATAGGCTCGTTCCGGGATGAAAAGTATGCCTCCTATTCCCCCGGCAGGATGTTCCGGAGCATCCGCCTGGGGCAGGGCAACATGCCGGCCTTCGGCCATGTGCTGAGCGCGCGGGAAATCTGGTGCCTGGTGGCCGTCGTCCGGGAGATGCAGGCCGGCTCCTCCCCCGCAGAAAAAACGGAAAATTAA
- the icd gene encoding NADP-dependent isocitrate dehydrogenase translates to MANLTFTPPADGAAVTMQNGRLCVPDRPIIPFIIGDGTGPEIWAAASRVIDAAVNKAYQGKRSIAWYEVFAGQKSFDNLGTWLPEETVEAFRTYLVGIKGPLTTPVGGGIRSLNVTLRQDLDLFVCLRPVRYFNGIETPVKAPEKVDMVVFRENTEDIYAGIEFKEGSEDARLFFETMSRVFPDRMKKVRFPESSGFGIKPVSREGTERLVRAAIDYAVENGRESVTLVHKGNIMKFTEGGFRDWGYDLARREYGAQPIGDGPWLRLPNGIVIKDCIADAFLQEILLHPENFDVVATLNLNGDYISDALAAQVGGIGIAPGGNINYLTGHSIFEATHGTGPRLAGLNKANPSSVILSAEMMLRYMGWTEAADLLIQAIDQTISGKTVTFDLAEMIPGSTELSCSAFGDRLVEALS, encoded by the coding sequence ATGGCCAACTTAACATTCACCCCTCCCGCAGACGGCGCGGCCGTCACCATGCAGAACGGCAGGCTTTGCGTGCCGGACAGGCCCATCATCCCCTTCATCATCGGTGACGGAACGGGCCCGGAAATCTGGGCGGCCGCCTCCCGCGTGATTGACGCGGCCGTGAACAAAGCCTACCAGGGGAAGCGCTCCATCGCGTGGTATGAAGTTTTCGCCGGACAAAAATCCTTTGACAACCTGGGAACCTGGCTCCCAGAAGAAACGGTGGAGGCGTTCCGCACCTACCTGGTCGGCATCAAGGGCCCCCTCACCACTCCGGTCGGCGGCGGCATCCGCAGCCTGAACGTGACCCTGCGCCAGGACCTGGACCTGTTCGTCTGCCTGCGCCCCGTGCGCTATTTCAACGGCATTGAAACGCCCGTGAAGGCCCCGGAAAAGGTGGATATGGTCGTTTTCCGGGAAAACACGGAAGACATCTACGCCGGAATCGAATTCAAGGAAGGCTCCGAGGACGCCAGGCTGTTCTTTGAAACCATGAGCCGCGTCTTCCCGGACCGCATGAAAAAAGTACGCTTCCCGGAAAGTTCCGGCTTCGGCATCAAGCCCGTGTCACGGGAAGGAACGGAGCGCCTGGTGCGCGCCGCCATCGACTACGCCGTGGAAAACGGCCGGGAAAGCGTCACGCTGGTGCACAAGGGCAACATCATGAAATTCACGGAAGGCGGCTTCCGCGACTGGGGCTACGACCTGGCGCGCCGGGAATACGGCGCCCAGCCCATTGGGGACGGCCCCTGGCTCCGCCTTCCCAACGGCATCGTGATCAAGGACTGCATTGCAGACGCCTTTCTTCAGGAAATCCTGCTCCATCCGGAAAACTTCGACGTCGTGGCCACGCTCAACCTGAACGGGGACTACATCTCCGACGCGCTCGCCGCGCAGGTAGGCGGCATCGGCATCGCCCCCGGCGGAAACATCAACTACCTCACCGGGCATTCCATCTTTGAAGCCACCCACGGAACGGGCCCCAGACTGGCGGGACTGAACAAGGCCAACCCCAGCTCCGTCATCCTGTCCGCGGAAATGATGCTGCGCTACATGGGCTGGACGGAAGCCGCGGACCTCCTTATCCAGGCCATTGACCAAACCATTTCCGGAAAAACCGTCACCTTCGACCTTGCGGAAATGATTCCCGGCTCCACGGAACTCTCCTGCTCCGCCTTTGGAGACAGGCTGGTGGAAGCCCTGAGCTGA
- a CDS encoding chorismate-binding protein → MPFSPSGALIKHPFAGLLLGEGPFRESAVPPESGAAFYVNTFRLDDPLPWKIPAALHSLPEPEDGLPPAPEIRWEAPSPDAYAQVFTEIMGQIASGRLVKSVPATPQFGELQPPHVPRELIRRAFGSSPSHYPYAWWTEKEGFCGASPETLFHQQGRRLTTMALAGTARPEDEGVFINDDKEIREHEIVAGSILSRLSPCGSVSRTPRRVLNLGTLIHFVTYLTLEADRPLPPDHWIRLLHPTPALGSQPRTEETLAQLDDWRSRLRCPPHFGAPFGLLLDGDFFCLVGIRSMYWQGRRLALCTGGGVVASSTLTHEWRELKLKRETVRHSFHLP, encoded by the coding sequence ATGCCATTTTCACCATCCGGAGCCCTCATCAAGCATCCTTTCGCCGGCCTGCTGCTGGGGGAAGGACCGTTCCGGGAATCGGCCGTTCCTCCCGAATCCGGAGCCGCCTTTTACGTCAATACGTTCAGGCTGGACGATCCCCTGCCCTGGAAGATTCCCGCTGCCTTGCATTCCCTTCCCGAGCCGGAGGACGGACTGCCCCCCGCTCCGGAAATCCGCTGGGAGGCCCCGTCCCCGGACGCCTATGCTCAGGTGTTCACGGAAATAATGGGGCAGATCGCCTCCGGCCGCCTGGTCAAGAGCGTCCCGGCCACACCCCAGTTCGGGGAGCTTCAGCCGCCGCACGTTCCGCGGGAACTCATCCGCAGGGCCTTCGGAAGCTCCCCCTCCCATTATCCCTATGCCTGGTGGACGGAGAAGGAAGGCTTCTGCGGAGCGTCTCCGGAAACCCTGTTCCACCAGCAGGGCCGCCGCCTCACCACAATGGCCCTGGCCGGAACGGCGCGGCCGGAGGATGAAGGCGTATTCATCAACGACGACAAGGAAATCCGGGAGCATGAAATCGTGGCCGGGAGCATCCTCTCCCGCCTGTCCCCCTGCGGCAGCGTCAGCCGCACGCCCCGCCGGGTGCTGAATCTCGGCACGCTGATCCACTTCGTCACCTACCTGACGCTGGAGGCGGACCGCCCCCTGCCGCCCGACCACTGGATTCGCCTGCTGCATCCCACGCCCGCGCTGGGTTCCCAGCCACGCACGGAGGAGACGCTCGCCCAGCTGGACGACTGGCGTTCCCGCCTGCGCTGCCCTCCCCATTTCGGCGCGCCCTTCGGCCTGCTGCTGGACGGGGATTTTTTCTGCCTGGTAGGCATCCGCTCCATGTACTGGCAGGGCCGCAGGCTGGCCCTGTGCACGGGAGGGGGCGTGGTGGCTTCCTCCACCCTCACGCACGAATGGCGGGAACTGAAGCTGAAAAGGGAGACGGTCAGGCACAGCTTCCACCTGCCTTGA
- a CDS encoding c-type cytochrome encodes MMKNSAPAPSASGFHPAERLPLFWLAAACVLGLSWSLAYAFGFLFGEPLPWPAGRLMFAFYGILVYGWALPVLFSRMNGTKGKWTRLAAWCWHGCLVLGLASIAAGDGSGLLLMPFDWWVCPVFALITAGMACAVWSGPLVWPLRLLFCSSAGCMAAALLVLWHTRTLSMNGLLDSSSLEACLSWGLACAALGAGALRLGLASGRWFRVLSVWMALVLAAAPLIGGLARLRGFPVPWALAEAGMIWSWCAAPAVVLAALYLWTASGTESGTWLKTGCSLLALAAAWNAFAGSLPETAQFSLSSWHEAELWAFLGAGVLMMAGRPAETGKLSPAWWMLAAGIGGVLLAYAVGVVASVDVTAFPYAKRAELMSGWVGLAACVHAVAMLPCLAGALWLWKPDSAGKPDQPGTLRMLPALGTAVAVIFVALAAVLLHAPSPSSLEVKRPVQDAEGARIYAAEGCALCHTQVIRRSMSGRDWQTAIDRGTDPDFPYRVSEPEDADAEFNREGAPQMGVASVGPDLSNAAEYAAGRLEYEDAVSRSTRRAAQPQEWLALHLYNPREPQFRTPWSVCAAMPGMFEYRRIQGNAPSAGALPVLTEPGWELAPSSRGRHLLDYLSSLRRLEPERKRDAGDSFAEMSHIHPEYAAHPPVVDRERLKKARAAAVMEKGRSVYLSKCAICHGSDGMGDKVTYPPLAGSEWLKEKPVAEIVKIITEGLTGPITVAGKEWNSTMLPPGVTDPRDLADLLTFLRRHFGGMEGETYTPEQIEEMRSSK; translated from the coding sequence ATGATGAAGAATTCCGCTCCCGCTCCGTCCGCTTCCGGCTTCCATCCGGCAGAGCGCCTGCCGCTCTTCTGGCTGGCGGCGGCCTGCGTGCTGGGCCTGTCATGGTCGCTGGCGTATGCCTTCGGCTTTCTCTTCGGAGAGCCTCTGCCGTGGCCGGCGGGGCGCCTGATGTTCGCCTTTTACGGAATTCTGGTTTATGGATGGGCCCTCCCGGTCCTGTTCTCCCGCATGAACGGCACGAAAGGGAAGTGGACCCGGCTGGCGGCGTGGTGCTGGCACGGCTGTCTGGTCCTGGGTTTGGCGTCCATTGCGGCCGGAGACGGCAGCGGGCTGCTGCTGATGCCCTTTGACTGGTGGGTCTGTCCTGTTTTTGCCCTCATTACCGCCGGAATGGCCTGCGCTGTGTGGTCGGGGCCGCTGGTGTGGCCTCTGCGCCTCCTGTTCTGCTCCTCCGCCGGGTGCATGGCCGCGGCCCTTCTGGTTCTGTGGCATACGCGGACCCTCTCCATGAACGGCCTGCTGGATTCCTCCTCCCTGGAAGCCTGCCTTTCCTGGGGGCTTGCCTGTGCGGCGCTGGGCGCCGGGGCGCTCCGGCTGGGGCTGGCGTCCGGCAGGTGGTTCCGCGTCTTGTCCGTCTGGATGGCCCTTGTGCTGGCGGCGGCTCCGCTGATCGGCGGCCTGGCCCGTTTGCGGGGATTTCCCGTGCCGTGGGCGCTTGCGGAGGCCGGCATGATATGGTCCTGGTGCGCTGCCCCGGCTGTCGTGCTGGCGGCTCTCTATCTGTGGACGGCCTCCGGAACGGAATCCGGAACATGGTTGAAAACGGGATGTTCCCTGCTGGCCCTGGCGGCGGCCTGGAACGCGTTTGCCGGAAGCCTGCCGGAAACGGCGCAGTTTTCCCTTTCCTCCTGGCATGAGGCGGAACTGTGGGCGTTCCTGGGGGCCGGAGTGCTGATGATGGCCGGCCGGCCCGCGGAAACCGGAAAACTTTCTCCGGCCTGGTGGATGCTGGCGGCGGGAATTGGCGGCGTGCTGCTGGCTTACGCGGTAGGCGTGGTCGCCTCCGTGGATGTGACGGCTTTTCCCTATGCGAAGCGTGCGGAACTGATGAGCGGCTGGGTGGGCTTGGCCGCCTGCGTGCATGCCGTAGCCATGCTTCCGTGCCTGGCGGGTGCCCTGTGGCTGTGGAAGCCGGATTCCGCCGGAAAACCGGATCAACCTGGAACCCTCCGCATGCTTCCGGCTCTGGGAACTGCCGTTGCTGTGATTTTCGTGGCTCTGGCGGCTGTCCTGCTGCATGCGCCTTCTCCTTCATCCCTGGAGGTCAAGCGCCCCGTCCAGGATGCGGAAGGCGCCCGTATCTACGCTGCGGAAGGGTGTGCGCTGTGCCATACCCAGGTGATCCGCCGCTCCATGTCCGGCAGGGACTGGCAGACGGCGATCGACCGGGGAACGGACCCGGATTTTCCCTACCGCGTCAGCGAACCGGAGGATGCGGATGCCGAATTCAACCGTGAAGGAGCGCCGCAAATGGGAGTGGCCTCCGTCGGGCCGGACTTGAGCAACGCGGCGGAATACGCGGCAGGCAGGCTGGAATATGAAGACGCCGTTTCCAGAAGCACGCGCCGTGCCGCCCAGCCGCAGGAATGGCTGGCCCTGCATCTCTACAATCCCCGGGAGCCCCAGTTCAGAACTCCCTGGAGCGTATGCGCCGCCATGCCGGGCATGTTTGAATACCGCCGGATTCAGGGGAATGCGCCTTCCGCCGGGGCTCTTCCCGTTCTCACGGAACCGGGGTGGGAGCTGGCGCCCTCTTCCCGCGGACGGCATCTGCTAGACTACCTGTCCTCCCTCAGAAGACTGGAGCCTGAACGAAAAAGAGACGCGGGGGATTCATTCGCGGAAATGTCCCATATCCATCCGGAATATGCCGCCCATCCCCCCGTAGTGGACAGGGAACGTCTGAAAAAGGCGCGCGCCGCCGCCGTGATGGAAAAGGGAAGGAGCGTCTATCTTTCCAAGTGCGCCATTTGCCACGGCAGCGACGGCATGGGGGACAAAGTGACGTATCCGCCCCTGGCCGGATCGGAATGGCTGAAGGAAAAGCCTGTCGCGGAAATCGTCAAGATCATTACCGAAGGGCTGACGGGGCCGATCACGGTGGCCGGAAAGGAATGGAACTCCACCATGCTTCCTCCGGGAGTTACGGACCCGCGCGACCTGGCGGACCTGCTGACCTTCCTGCGCCGCCACTTTGGCGGAATGGAAGGGGAAACCTACACGCCGGAACAGATAGAGGAGATGCGCTCCAGCAAGTAA
- a CDS encoding ankyrin repeat domain-containing protein: MIFKTDSYSPPAQKTSRARKWVAAGILVALVVEGASWWREYERRPRDTQIARRIEMFHTRTGGTHHSLVESLRRINTGNYRADRNELNAALAGILEASLPDDVKTQGMLLIWVRQQGADLSSFPILNRSLSEELLEWCLQNGADPNMQDNQGNTALHYHRNEKELAILLNAGADPSIRNKEGRTPLENAVLRGEPETVKALLQEETAGS, from the coding sequence ATGATTTTCAAAACGGATTCCTATTCCCCGCCTGCTCAGAAAACTTCCCGGGCCAGAAAATGGGTGGCCGCAGGAATTCTGGTGGCTCTGGTTGTTGAGGGAGCCAGCTGGTGGCGGGAATATGAAAGGAGGCCGCGGGACACCCAGATCGCGCGGAGGATTGAAATGTTCCACACCCGGACGGGCGGAACTCACCATTCTCTTGTCGAATCCCTGCGCCGCATCAATACAGGAAATTACCGCGCAGACAGGAATGAACTGAATGCGGCACTGGCAGGCATTCTTGAAGCCTCCCTTCCGGACGATGTCAAAACGCAGGGAATGCTGCTCATATGGGTGCGCCAACAAGGAGCCGACCTTTCATCCTTTCCCATTTTGAACCGCTCACTTTCCGAGGAACTTCTGGAATGGTGCCTGCAAAACGGGGCCGATCCCAACATGCAGGACAACCAGGGCAATACGGCCCTGCACTACCACCGGAACGAGAAAGAGCTTGCCATTCTCCTGAATGCCGGGGCTGATCCTTCCATCCGGAACAAGGAAGGCCGGACTCCTCTGGAAAACGCCGTTTTACGCGGTGAACCGGAAACGGTAAAAGCGCTGCTTCAGGAAGAGACTGCCGGCAGCTGA
- a CDS encoding glycoside hydrolase family 31 protein: protein MCAAFHNTEKRKLPLVRGPVIRREYGNVISKITLSVWIAEEGLVRVAYFPGAVAEDEPSYAVSPEYVAPGAEIREYDEPGIHVIETRLLRIRVRTEEQKVDFYDIVTDEPLLTDESGFGRESKDWTGDCRVWIRKHLQDTEHFFGLGDKPCALNLRGKYFSMWGADHYDFHEESDPLYKSIPFFLSLREGRAYGLLFDNTCRSYFDFGATDETVLSFGSFGGLMNYYFIYDRRPLDIVAAYTRLTGTPELPPLWALGYHQSKWSYYPDKAVFNLVERFRDLGIPCDAVHLDQHYMRNKEGFTWDLQNFPHPAGMVGTLKEQGIKTVLIVNPGVRINPEHPVWREGMERNYFCRRSEGNLLSEEVWPGLCNFPDFTSPAVRDWWAELYRKDIEEIGVCGLWNDMNEPVVFPDRTFPMDTRHEYDGMPCSHEKAHNIYGQCMAEASREAMKRHAPGRRPFLLSRSGFAGLQRFSATWTGDNRSNWEHLKLANFQCQRLAASGISFAGSDAGGFLGHPTPELFCRWMQMAAFHGLFRNHSSGEFGGQEPWMFGLEAAGYVKAAIEGRYRLLPYIYTQFHRYAETGMPVLRSLALQCFENMDTYWRGAEFFFGDHLYVIPIHEPQEGGRFLYIPEGVWYSYHDDSLMRETGRDVWVKCPLDFLPVYVRGGAVVPRWPVQQYVGEIPRPPLSLDVWWAPSGEVESRLYEDAGDGYGYRHGECAEHEFLFRGGPSSLELSWTCRGDPCAFHESAEVVLHGLSDAVSVAAAMDGIPCGSVRRDGRVWRIPVEGKFDRLSVTWDRENLFSA from the coding sequence ATGTGCGCCGCCTTCCACAACACTGAAAAACGGAAACTGCCCCTTGTCCGCGGCCCTGTGATCAGGCGGGAGTATGGAAACGTCATTTCCAAAATAACTCTCAGCGTGTGGATTGCGGAAGAGGGTCTCGTCAGGGTGGCTTATTTTCCCGGCGCGGTGGCTGAAGATGAGCCGAGTTACGCCGTCAGTCCGGAATACGTGGCGCCAGGCGCAGAAATCCGGGAATATGACGAACCGGGAATTCATGTCATTGAAACGCGCCTGCTGCGGATTCGCGTCCGGACGGAAGAGCAGAAAGTGGATTTTTACGATATTGTCACGGACGAGCCGCTGCTCACGGATGAAAGCGGATTCGGCCGGGAATCCAAGGACTGGACGGGGGATTGCCGCGTATGGATCCGGAAACATCTTCAGGACACGGAACACTTCTTCGGCCTGGGGGACAAGCCCTGCGCCCTGAACCTGAGGGGCAAGTATTTCTCCATGTGGGGAGCGGACCATTACGATTTTCACGAGGAATCCGATCCCCTGTACAAAAGCATCCCCTTTTTTCTCAGCCTCAGGGAAGGGAGGGCCTACGGGCTGCTGTTTGACAATACGTGCCGCTCCTACTTTGACTTCGGCGCGACGGATGAAACGGTTCTTTCCTTCGGCTCCTTCGGCGGCCTGATGAATTATTACTTCATCTACGACCGCCGTCCCCTGGACATTGTGGCCGCTTACACGCGCCTTACCGGCACGCCGGAATTGCCGCCCCTGTGGGCCCTGGGCTACCACCAGTCCAAATGGAGCTATTACCCGGACAAGGCCGTGTTCAACCTGGTGGAGCGCTTCCGGGACCTGGGCATCCCCTGCGACGCCGTACACCTGGACCAGCACTACATGAGGAACAAGGAGGGGTTCACGTGGGATTTGCAGAATTTTCCGCATCCCGCGGGCATGGTCGGCACGCTGAAGGAGCAGGGAATCAAGACGGTGCTGATCGTGAACCCCGGCGTCAGGATCAACCCGGAACACCCGGTGTGGAGGGAGGGCATGGAACGCAACTATTTCTGCCGCCGTTCGGAGGGCAACCTGCTGTCGGAGGAAGTCTGGCCGGGGCTGTGCAACTTTCCGGACTTCACCTCCCCCGCCGTACGGGACTGGTGGGCGGAACTGTACAGGAAGGACATTGAGGAAATCGGCGTCTGCGGCCTGTGGAACGACATGAACGAGCCGGTCGTTTTCCCGGACCGCACGTTCCCGATGGATACCCGGCACGAGTACGACGGCATGCCCTGTTCCCATGAAAAAGCCCACAATATTTACGGTCAGTGTATGGCGGAAGCCTCCCGGGAGGCGATGAAGCGCCATGCCCCCGGCAGAAGGCCCTTCCTGCTCTCCCGGTCCGGATTTGCGGGATTGCAGCGTTTTTCCGCCACCTGGACCGGGGACAACCGCTCCAACTGGGAGCATTTGAAGCTGGCCAACTTCCAGTGCCAGCGCCTTGCCGCCTCCGGCATCTCCTTTGCCGGGTCGGACGCGGGGGGCTTTCTGGGCCACCCCACGCCGGAACTGTTCTGCCGCTGGATGCAGATGGCCGCCTTCCACGGCCTGTTCCGCAACCATTCCTCCGGGGAATTCGGCGGCCAGGAACCCTGGATGTTCGGGCTGGAAGCGGCCGGATACGTGAAAGCCGCCATAGAAGGGCGCTACCGCCTCCTTCCCTATATTTATACCCAGTTCCACCGTTATGCGGAAACGGGCATGCCCGTGCTGCGCTCCCTGGCGCTCCAGTGTTTCGAGAACATGGACACCTACTGGCGCGGCGCGGAATTCTTCTTCGGGGACCATCTGTACGTCATCCCCATTCATGAACCGCAGGAAGGGGGCCGTTTTCTCTACATTCCGGAGGGCGTCTGGTATTCCTACCATGACGACAGCCTGATGAGGGAAACCGGGAGGGACGTGTGGGTGAAGTGCCCGCTGGACTTCCTGCCCGTGTATGTCCGCGGCGGGGCGGTGGTGCCGCGCTGGCCCGTCCAGCAGTATGTTGGGGAAATCCCGCGGCCTCCGCTGTCGCTCGATGTCTGGTGGGCCCCGTCCGGGGAAGTGGAATCCCGGTTGTATGAGGATGCGGGAGACGGTTACGGCTACAGGCACGGGGAATGCGCCGAGCACGAATTCCTTTTCCGGGGCGGCCCTTCCTCCCTGGAATTGTCATGGACCTGTAGGGGAGACCCCTGCGCCTTCCATGAATCCGCGGAAGTGGTGCTGCACGGCCTGTCGGATGCGGTTTCCGTCGCGGCGGCCATGGACGGCATTCCCTGCGGTTCCGTCAGGAGGGACGGCAGGGTATGGAGAATTCCCGTGGAGGGCAAATTTGACCGCCTTTCCGTCACTTGGGACCGGGAAAACCTGTTTTCCGCATAA
- a CDS encoding quinol:electron acceptor oxidoreductase subunit ActD has protein sequence MKKRIVSGWVLSFSSEESLLEAVKELLKEEGLLWEVCAPYPCAAVRLANRHAGRAVGAGVRLWAVAGGLCGFLAVALWIYWTQFCADPLVTQGRVQGWESWPAYVPPLFEGTLLGAGVLTALGFLKGAFLPKWYDWAFDCDFFRTDEHGDGYFILLEGEDGERAAALAVSLNPAAAEYIGGEGGRS, from the coding sequence ATGAAAAAACGCATCGTATCCGGCTGGGTGCTTTCGTTCTCTTCCGAGGAGTCCCTCCTGGAAGCCGTTAAAGAGCTGTTGAAGGAGGAAGGTCTGCTCTGGGAAGTCTGCGCGCCTTATCCCTGCGCCGCCGTACGGCTGGCCAACCGCCATGCGGGACGGGCCGTGGGCGCGGGGGTGCGGCTGTGGGCGGTGGCGGGCGGCCTGTGCGGCTTTCTGGCCGTGGCCCTGTGGATTTACTGGACGCAGTTCTGTGCGGACCCCCTGGTGACGCAGGGCCGGGTGCAGGGCTGGGAAAGCTGGCCCGCCTATGTTCCGCCCCTGTTTGAAGGCACCCTGCTGGGCGCCGGAGTGCTGACCGCCCTGGGATTCCTGAAAGGGGCTTTTCTTCCCAAATGGTACGACTGGGCCTTTGACTGCGATTTTTTCAGGACGGATGAGCACGGAGACGGTTATTTTATCCTGCTGGAAGGAGAGGACGGAGAACGCGCCGCTGCGCTGGCCGTATCCCTGAATCCCGCGGCTGCCGAATATATTGGCGGGGAAGGAGGCCGTTCGTGA
- the nrfD gene encoding NrfD/PsrC family molybdoenzyme membrane anchor subunit, whose amino-acid sequence MDDSTPSTLSAGIPVKAMLAEVRKPLGPVWWCVFVASVLLAAWGVGWSSWRIAAEGVGVLGLNNNVVWGLDIVHFVFWIGLGHAGTLISAVLLLTRQSWRSPIARGAELMTLCAVVCAAVFPVVHVGRVWMAWMAGPLPEVSGIWPDMASPLMWDVMAVSTYFLLSLTYWYIGLIPDFALLRDCCTGRLKRRYGLLALGWQGTGRQWRAYEKASLLFAAILTPLVVSVHSVVSFDFSVTQVPGWHQSIFPPYFVGGAILSGMAMVQLILLAVRRLMAGSGVREAITPAILNLSSKFVLALALVMGAMYLWEHMAVLLNGGAPELFPGRNPVGAVFMAAMIAGNVVLPQLFWFRSLRTNPLVIVVVALGVLAGMWMERFWIVVDSLKASLLAANAGDYFPSLTDLAMMAGSAGLFTALYMILVRVTPFFSLCDVREQQSLDREGRA is encoded by the coding sequence ATGGATGATTCGACGCCTTCAACACTGTCCGCCGGGATTCCCGTAAAGGCCATGCTGGCGGAAGTGCGCAAGCCGCTGGGGCCGGTGTGGTGGTGCGTGTTTGTCGCCAGCGTTCTGCTGGCCGCCTGGGGCGTGGGGTGGAGTTCCTGGCGCATCGCCGCGGAAGGCGTGGGCGTGCTGGGGCTGAACAACAACGTGGTGTGGGGGCTGGACATCGTGCATTTCGTCTTCTGGATAGGGCTGGGGCATGCGGGCACCCTGATTTCCGCCGTGCTGCTGCTGACGCGCCAGTCCTGGAGAAGCCCGATCGCCCGCGGGGCGGAACTGATGACCCTGTGCGCGGTGGTGTGCGCCGCCGTGTTCCCCGTGGTCCACGTGGGGCGCGTCTGGATGGCCTGGATGGCCGGACCCCTGCCGGAGGTGAGCGGCATCTGGCCGGACATGGCCTCCCCCCTGATGTGGGACGTGATGGCCGTCAGCACGTACTTCCTGCTTTCCCTGACTTACTGGTACATTGGCCTGATTCCGGACTTCGCCCTGCTGCGCGACTGCTGCACGGGGCGCTTGAAACGCCGCTACGGGCTGCTGGCGCTGGGCTGGCAGGGAACCGGGCGGCAGTGGAGGGCCTATGAGAAGGCCAGCCTGCTGTTCGCCGCCATTCTGACCCCGCTGGTGGTCTCCGTCCATTCCGTGGTGAGCTTTGACTTTTCCGTGACCCAGGTGCCCGGCTGGCACCAGAGCATCTTTCCGCCCTATTTCGTGGGGGGCGCCATTTTGAGCGGCATGGCGATGGTGCAGCTGATTCTGCTGGCGGTGCGGCGGCTGATGGCCGGAAGCGGCGTGCGGGAGGCGATCACGCCCGCCATCCTGAATCTGAGTTCCAAATTCGTGCTGGCCCTGGCCCTGGTGATGGGGGCCATGTACCTGTGGGAGCACATGGCCGTGCTGCTGAATGGAGGCGCTCCGGAATTGTTCCCGGGACGGAATCCGGTGGGCGCCGTTTTCATGGCCGCCATGATCGCCGGGAACGTGGTTCTGCCCCAGTTGTTCTGGTTCCGCTCCCTGCGGACCAATCCGCTCGTCATCGTCGTGGTGGCTCTGGGGGTGCTTGCCGGCATGTGGATGGAGCGGTTCTGGATTGTGGTGGATTCCCTGAAGGCGTCCCTGCTGGCGGCCAATGCGGGGGATTACTTTCCCAGCCTGACGGACCTGGCCATGATGGCCGGAAGCGCGGGCCTGTTTACGGCCCTGTACATGATCCTGGTACGCGTCACGCCCTTCTTTTCCCTGTGTGACGTGCGGGAACAACAGTCTCTGGACAGGGAGGGCAGGGCATGA